The Numenius arquata chromosome 7, bNumArq3.hap1.1, whole genome shotgun sequence genome has a window encoding:
- the PROKR1 gene encoding prokineticin receptor 1, with amino-acid sequence MATEQAEHNPNATVNLNFAAIYNLHDGDLTSLRNFSFPFNFSYSDYDLPLDSEDDMTKTRTFFAAKIVIGVALVGIMLVCGIGNFIFIAALARYKKLRNLTNLLIANLAISDFIVAIVCCPFEMDYYVVRQLSWEHGHVLCASVNYLRTVSLYVSTNALLAIAVDRYLAIVHPLKPRMNYQTATFLIALVWIVSILVAIPSAYFATETVLFIVKNQEKIFCGQIWPVDQQMYYKSYFLFIFGIEFVAPVITMTLCYARISRELWFKTVPGFQTEQIRKRLRCRRKTVMVLMCILTAYVLCWAPLYGFTIVRDFFPTIFVKEKHYLTAFYIVECIAMSNSMINTMCFVTVKNNTMKYFKKIMLLRWRSTYNGSKSSTDLDLRTSAMPVTEEVDCIKLK; translated from the exons ATGGCCACGGAGCAAGCTGAACATAACCCAAATGCTACCGTCAACCTCAACTTTGCTGCAATCTACAATCTCCACGATGGGGATTTAACCTCCTTGCGaaacttctccttccctttcaatTTCAGTTACAGCGATTATGACCTGCCACTGGACAGTGAAGATGACATGACCAAAACCCGCACCTTCTTTGCAGCCAAGATTGTGATTGGGGTGGCCCTGGTTGGCATCATGCTGGTCTGTGGCATCGGCAACTTCATCTTCATTGCTGCTCTCGCCCGCTACAAGAAGCTGCGAAACCTCACCAACCTGCTGATCGCAAACCTGGCCATTTCAGACTTCATTGTGGCCATTGTGTGCTGCCCCTTCGAGATGGACTACTATGTGGTGCGGCAGCTGTCCTGGGAGCACGGCCATGTCCTCTGTGCCTCAGTCAACTACTTAAGGACTGTCTCCCTCTATGTTTCTACCAACGCTCTCCTGGCTATAGCTGTTGACAG GTATCTGGCCATTGTCCACCCACTGAAACCACGCATGAATTATCAAACTGCAACCTTCCTAATCGCCTTGGTCTGGATCGTCTCCATACTCGTAGCTATCCCATCTGCATACTTTGCTACTGAAACGGTGCTATTTATAGtgaaaaaccaggagaaaatttTCTGTGGTCAAATTTGGCCCGTTGACCAGCAGATGTACTACAAATCATACTTCCTCTTCATCTTTGGCATTGAATTTGTTGCACCTGTGATTACAATGACCTTGTGTTATGCCAGGATCTCTCGGGAGCTCTGGTTTAAAACCGTACCAGGATTTCAGACAGAACAGATCAGAAAGAGGCTTCGATGCCGAAGAAAAACTGTTATGGTATTGATGTGCATCCTGACTGCCTATGTTCTCTGCTGGGCACCTTTGTATGGCTTCACAATTGTCCGTGACTTTTTCCCCACCATCTTTGTGAAAGAGAAGCATTATCTTACTGCTTTTTACATAGTTGAATGCATTGCTATGAGTAACAGCATGATAAACACCATGTGTTTTGTAACTGTAAAGAATAACACCATGAAGTATTTCAAGAAGATCATGTTGCTCAGATGGAGATCAACATACAATGGAAGCAAATCGAGCACAGATTTAGACCTGAGAACAAGTGCAATGCCAGTTACAGAGGAGGTAGACTGcataaaactgaaatga